The nucleotide window GGCCCCTCCTGCGCAGCGCGGACAATCGCGCCATGCTGAAAAAACAGATCCTGATCGCCGGTGGCGGCATCGGCGGCCTGGCGGCGGCGCTGGCCGGCGCCCAGGCCGGTTGGGAGGCGCGGCTGTACGAGCGCGCGCCGGCCTTCACCGAGGTGGGAGCCGGCGTGCAATTGGGGCCCAACGTGGTGCGCTGCCTGCAGGCCTGGGGCCTGCACGCGCCGCTGCAGGCCGTGGCGGCTTTCCCTGAGCGCATAGCAGTGCACAGCGCGCGCAGCGGCGCCGAGCTGGCCTCCATGCGCCTGGGCGCGGACATCGTCGCGCGCTACGGCGCGGCGTACGCCGCCATCCACCGCGCCGACCTGCAGGCGCTGCTGCTGGAGGCGGCGCAGCAGCACCCGCACATCCACCTGAACCTGGACCACAGCGTGCACGGCTGGCGCCAGGAGGGCGGGGTGGTCACGCTCAGCCTGGCGCGCAGCGCTTCGGAGAGTGGCGAGCTGGCGGCTTTCGAGGTCGAAGGCGACGCGCTGATCGGCGCCGACGGCCTGCGCAGCCGCGTGCGCGCGCAGCTGCTGGGTGAGGCGCCGGCGCGCGCCTCCGGCCACCTGGCCTATCGTGCCGTGGTGCGCCAACAGGCGCTGCCGGCGGCGCTGCGCTCCACTCAGGTCACTGCCTGGCTGGGGCCGCGTCTGCACGTCGTGCACTACCCCGTGCGCCGGGGCGAGCTGCTGAACGTCATCGCCATCCGCCATGGCCAGGCGCCCCTGGATCTGGACGGCTGGGATCACGGCGCCAACGCCGCCGAACTGGAGGCCGCCCTGGCGCAGACCTGCGCGCCGCTGCAGGATTTGATCCGCGCCGTGCCGCAAGCCGGCAGCGGCTGGCGCCTGTGGCCGCTGCTGGACCGCGATCCCGTGGCCGGCGCGCACGAGATGGCGCAGGGTCTTGTGGCGCTGCTGGGCGACGCCGCACACCCCATGCGCCCGTATCTGGCACAGGGCGCCGGCATGGCCATCGAGGACGCCGCGCAACTGCAGCAGGCCCTGGCCATGCACGACCTGGAGGTGCCACTGCGCCTGCGCCGCTACGCGCTCAACCGCTGGCAGCGCAACGCCCGCGTGCAGGAGCGGGCGCGGCGCAATGGCGTGATCTTTCACGCGCGCGGCCCCGTGCGCTGGGGGCGCGACGCCGCCATGCGCCTGCTGGGCGCGCGGCTGCTGGACGTGCCCTGGCTCTACCGTGGCGTTTGAGCGGCGATTTTGCAATTAAATTGATAGCTACTCACGCTTTATCCACGCCGGCTGAGGCCACTTTTGGCTCGAATTCTTCTCAGGAGGCCTGCGCCGGCGGCCCCGGCAGCCAGGCGAAGGCGGCAGCGGCCAGCGCCAGCAGCGCGGCAATCGCCGCCATCACCAGCATGAAAGGATCGCTCGCGCCGCTGGCCAGTGACGCCACCAGGCCGGTGAACCACTGCATGGCCGCCACGCCCAGGAACATGGCCATGGTGAACACTGCCATGGCGCGGCCCGTCAGATCCGCCGGATAGGCGGCGCGCACATCGGCGTACTGCAGCACGATAAAGCCCGACAGCAGGCCCACGGCGAGCATCGCCGTCACCTCCAGCCAGGGCGGTCCGCCCCAGGCCAGCAGGCCGAACAGCGCCGCCATGCCCAGCGTGCACGCCACCAGCCAGCGCCTGCGCCGCGCCGGGCCGGGGTCGATGCGACCGAACAGCACCGGCCCGGCCAGCGCCACCACCGACAGCGCCACCGCCACGTTGCCGCTGGCCACCAGCGACCAGTCGTGGCGCGCGATCAGCATCGGCCCCAGCCACAGCCCGCGCAGCGAGATCAGCGCCGCATAGGTCACGGCGCCCAGCGCCACGATGCCCCAGGTGTGGCGCAGCGCGAACAGGCTGGCAAAGCGCCCCACCGCCTGGCGCAGCGACTCTCGCGGCGCGCCCGGCTGCGCCTGCGCCAGCAGCGCCGGCTCGTGCACGCCGCGCCAGATCCACAACCAGGCGGCCAGCGCCAGCGCCGCCAGCACGGCAAACCCTCCGCGCCAGGACCACTGCTCGACCAGCCATGCCAGCGGCGTGCCGGTGAACAGCATGCCCAGGGCGCCCACCGACATGGCCGCGCCCGACATCGAGGCAAAGCGCTGCGGCGCGAAATGCCGCGCGATGAACACCGTGCAGACCAGGAACGCCGGCGCGCAACCCACGCCGATCAGCACCTGCGCCGCCACCAGCCAGCCAAAGCCCGGCGCCAGCACCGACAGCACCGCCCCGGCGATGGCCAGCGGAAAGGCGGTGAGGATGGTGCGCCGCACGCCGTACAGGTCGATGCCGATGCCCATGAAGACCTGCATGGCGCCGAAGGCGAAGTGAAACGCGCCGGCGAAGACGCCCAACCCCTGCGGCGACAGTGCGTACTCGGCCTGCAGCGGCGGCGCCATGATGGCGGCGACGGTGCGAAAGGCATTGCTCAGGGCAAAACCCGAAGTCAGCGCGATGAGCATCCACAGGGCAGTGCGCTCATCCTGCGCCGCGCTGCGGCCGGAGGTTCGGGTCGAAAGGGCGTCGGGCATGGGGGTCACAGCCTACACGGGAAAGCCCCGGTCCGTGCGCCGCAGCGGGCGCGCGGTGGGCGCCCGGCGCTGGGGATAATGCGCTGGCAACGCGGGGCAGTGCCCGGCCGGCCGCAGGCGCATCATCCGCAGATGCGCGGACGCGGCTGCCGCCTGCGAAAGGACCGACATGAAACTGCATGCCTACTTCGTCAACAGCGTGCGCTACACCACGCTGGCCTTGTGCGTGCTGGTGGCGCTGGCCAGCGCGCTGTGGCTGCTGCTGGCGCCCTTCAGCCGCGTGGCGCTGGCGCTGCTGGTGCTCGGCAGCCTGCTGACCCTGGTGGGCCTGCGCGACCTGCGCCAGACGCGCCACGCCATCCTGCGCAACTATCCCCTGTTGGGCCACCTGCGCTTTTGGCTCGAATTCATCCGCCCGGAGATCCGCCAGTACTTCATCGAGGGCGATGTGGAAAAGGGCGAGCCCTTCACGCGCGCGCAGCGCTCGGTGGTCTACCAGCGCTCCAAGGGCGAGGCCGACGTGCGGCCCTTCGGCACCAAGCTGGACGTGGGCGCCAAGGGCTACGAGTGGATCAACCACTCCATGCAGACCACGCACATCGACTCGCACGACTTCCGCATCTGGATCGGCGGGCGGCCCGGCGAGCCGCGCGAGGGCGTCTCGCCCTGCACCCAGCCCTATAACGCCAGTGTCTTCAACATCTCGGCCATGAGCTTTGGCTCGATGTCGGCCAACGCCGTGCTGGCGCTCAACAAGGGCGCCAAGATGGACGGCTTCGCCC belongs to Melaminivora suipulveris and includes:
- a CDS encoding FAD-dependent monooxygenase gives rise to the protein MKKQILIAGGGIGGLAAALAGAQAGWEARLYERAPAFTEVGAGVQLGPNVVRCLQAWGLHAPLQAVAAFPERIAVHSARSGAELASMRLGADIVARYGAAYAAIHRADLQALLLEAAQQHPHIHLNLDHSVHGWRQEGGVVTLSLARSASESGELAAFEVEGDALIGADGLRSRVRAQLLGEAPARASGHLAYRAVVRQQALPAALRSTQVTAWLGPRLHVVHYPVRRGELLNVIAIRHGQAPLDLDGWDHGANAAELEAALAQTCAPLQDLIRAVPQAGSGWRLWPLLDRDPVAGAHEMAQGLVALLGDAAHPMRPYLAQGAGMAIEDAAQLQQALAMHDLEVPLRLRRYALNRWQRNARVQERARRNGVIFHARGPVRWGRDAAMRLLGARLLDVPWLYRGV
- a CDS encoding MFS transporter; the protein is MPDALSTRTSGRSAAQDERTALWMLIALTSGFALSNAFRTVAAIMAPPLQAEYALSPQGLGVFAGAFHFAFGAMQVFMGIGIDLYGVRRTILTAFPLAIAGAVLSVLAPGFGWLVAAQVLIGVGCAPAFLVCTVFIARHFAPQRFASMSGAAMSVGALGMLFTGTPLAWLVEQWSWRGGFAVLAALALAAWLWIWRGVHEPALLAQAQPGAPRESLRQAVGRFASLFALRHTWGIVALGAVTYAALISLRGLWLGPMLIARHDWSLVASGNVAVALSVVALAGPVLFGRIDPGPARRRRWLVACTLGMAALFGLLAWGGPPWLEVTAMLAVGLLSGFIVLQYADVRAAYPADLTGRAMAVFTMAMFLGVAAMQWFTGLVASLASGASDPFMLVMAAIAALLALAAAAFAWLPGPPAQAS